One genomic region from Tachysurus fulvidraco isolate hzauxx_2018 chromosome 14, HZAU_PFXX_2.0, whole genome shotgun sequence encodes:
- the prr16 gene encoding protein Largen yields MSGTTNAESEGVSKVQIKRQIKTIVEDLENILGDLKDVAKELKEVVHEIDSLTSDLQLEEMANSSKTDTLNSSSSSTTTTTTASSIERIKIYPEDSFLRPPSMASGMLTVLKRTHPSLPPPRLMPARFEDHIKSLSSGNQAKENRTLMRNCVFSTKPINIQNRDSVCMPKSSTEQGLALIPLLRHKKSRCPQVTRERVRFSEKVQYHGYCPDCDLQYDIENTEMHLHSEVFDMKLSPIHQCSSMAPAHVLMENGGLSLSHSFPPTTQPCVPHHATPKPQKTILRKSTTTTV; encoded by the exons ATGTCAGGGACAACAAATGCGGAATCGGAGGGAGTCTCCAAAGTTCAAATAAAAAGGCAGATCAAGACAATCGTGGAAGATTTGGAGAACATCTTAGGAGACTTGAAGGATGTAGCGAAAGAACTCAAAGAG GTTGTTCATGAGATAGACTCCCTGACATCAGACCTCCAACTAGAGGAGATGGCAAACAGCTCAAAGACTGACACACTGAACAGCAGCTCGAGCAGTACCACAACCACTACCACTGCCTCCAGCATTGAGAGAATCAAGATCTACCCTGAAGACTCCTTCCTCAGACCTCCATCCATGGCCTCTGGCATGCTCACTGTATTAAAGAGGACCCATCCTTCTCTCCCACCCCCTCGCCTGATGCCAGCCCGATTCGAGGACCACATCAAGAGCTTGTCATCAGGGAACCAAGCCAAAGAGAACAGAACACTCATGCGCAATTGCGTCTTCTCTACAAAGCCCATTAACATACAGAACAGAGATTCGGTGTGCATGCCTAAAAGCTCAACAGAGCAAGGACTGGCTCTGATACCCCTTCTACGGCACAAAAAAAGTCGATGTCCCCAGGTGACACGGGAAAGGGTGAGATTCAGTGAAAAAGTCCAGTACCATGGCTACTGCCCAGATTGTGACCTGCAGTATGACATTGAAAACACAGAAATGCACTTACACTCTGAGGTTTTTGACATGAAACTAAGTCCCATTCATCAATGCTCCTCCATGGCCCCAGCTCATGTTCTGATGGAAAACGGTGGGCTGAGCCTCAGTCACAGCTTTCCTCCTACAACTCAACCTTGTGTGCCTCATCATGCTACTCCAAAACCGCAGAAAACCATACTACGCAAGTCCACCACAACAACTGTTTGA